In a genomic window of Gossypium arboreum isolate Shixiya-1 chromosome 9, ASM2569848v2, whole genome shotgun sequence:
- the LOC108456151 gene encoding glucan endo-1,3-beta-glucosidase — translation MLHVALPNPNHKVKHLKLLFFSHVGLVPPLHQRSPSSLTHQKLAMAKQFIPLSSSILVAVISLFLVSTLVPGVGSIGVNYGTVANNLPPPPQVAHFLLESTVINRVKLYDANPDILKAFAHTGIAVTVTVPNDQIPRLTKLNFARQWVEDNVQPYTPATNIVRILVGNEVITTADKMLIGNLVPAMQTLHTALVAASLDRRIQVSTPHSLGVLSNSSPPSSGKFRLGYDIHVLKPLLSFLRATKSPFMINPYPFFGCSPDTLDYALFRPNAGVLDENTGLLYTNMLDAQLDAVFSAMKVLGFDDLEIVIAETGWPSMGDSPQVGVDANVASEYNGNLKRHVSSGAGTPLMPNRTFETYIFALFNEDLKPGPTSERNFGLFQPDMTPVYDIGILRPTARSSIPNNPTPVPRVAPSNPTPRSSKRKQWCLPKTGADDNALQRNIDYVCGLGLDCGPIQQHGACFLPNTVRAHAAFAMNLYYQSTGNNDSDCDFDQTGAITNVDPSYGKCQY, via the exons ATGCTTCATGTCGCACTTCCAAACCCCAATCACAAAGTAAAGCATCTAAAACTTCTTTTCTTCAGCCATGTTGGTCTTGTTCCCCCATTGCACCAACGATCACCATCTTCTCTAACCCACCAAAAGCTAGCCATGGCGAAACAATTCATCCCATTGTCTTCTTCAATATTGGTCGCTGTAATTTCGCTTTTTCTTGTATCAACGCTCGTTCCAG GAGTTGGGTCCATTGGCGTGAACTATGGCACCGTCGCGAACAATCTTCCCCCACCACCGCAAGTGGCGCATTTCCTTTTGGAGTCCACCGTTATCAACCGCGTTAAGCTCTACGACGCCAACCCTGATATCCTTAAAGCATTTGCTCACACCGGCATTGCTGTAACGGTCACTGTTCCAAATGATCAAATTCCTCGACTTACAAAGCTGAATTTTGCTCGACAATGGGTGGAAGATAATGTTCAACCTTATACACCAGCCACTAATATAGTTCGTATTTTAGTCGGCAATGAAGTGATAACGACGGCGGACAAAATGCTCATCGGAAACCTTGTTCCGGCGATGCAAACCCTCCACACTGCCCTTGTGGCGGCTTCATTAGACCGGAGAATCCAAGTCTCGACGCCTCATTCTTTAGGCGTTCTCTCGAATTCAAGCCCACCGTCGTCCGGAAAGTTTCGACTGGGCTACGACATTcatgtgttgaagccattgcttAGCTTCCTTAGAGCTACAAAATCACCATTTATGATAAACCCGTATCCGTTTTTCGGTTGCTCGCCCGATACGCTTGATTACGCACTGTTTAGGCCAAATGCCGGAGTGTTGGACGAAAACACGGGGTTGCTTTATACGAACATGTTGGATGCTCAATTAGATGCGGTGTTTTCGGCCATGAAAGTCCTGGGATTTGATGATCTGGAGATTGTGATAGCCGAAACGGGTTGGCCATCGATGGGGGATTCGCCCCAAGTTGGCGTTGATGCAAATGTTGCAAGCGAATACAATGGTAATCTGAAGCGGCACGTATCGTCGGGTGCCGGCACACCATTAATGCCGAACCGGACTTTCGAGACCTACATTTTTGCGCTTTTCAATGAAGATCTTAAGCCTGGCCCGACATCCGAGAGGAACTTCGGTCTCTTCCAACCAGACATGACCCCGGTTTACGATATTGGGATCTTAAGGCCCACG GCTAGATCATCGATTCCAAACAACCCAACCCCAGTGCCGAGGGTCGCACCTTCAAATCCGACGCCAAGATCGTCTAAGAGGAAACAATGGTGTCTTCCCAAAACAGGCGCCGATGACAACGCTTTGCAAAGGAACATTGATTATGTTTGCGGCTTGGGTTTGGACTGTGGACCCATTCAACAACATGGTGCTTGCTTCCTCCCTAACACTGTTCGAGCCCATGCCGCTTTCGCCATGAATCTTTACTATCAATCCACCGGAAACAACGACTCCGATTGCGATTTCGACCAAACCGGAGCCATCACCAACGTTGATCCGA GCTATGGAAAATGCCAGTACTGA
- the LOC108454814 gene encoding thylakoid lumenal 17.4 kDa protein, chloroplastic isoform X2 yields MEIKETEKYIPSKMVTLLTPLSHNSLSSPQLSTKRHGCPLHQPHVPLRITCSSSASKRVPKSEESPFKELRTVACGLLAVCTVATASPVIAANQRLPPLSTEPNRCERAFVGNTIGQANGVYDKPLDLRFCDYTNEKSNLKGKSLAAALMSDAKFDGADMSEAVMSKAYAVGASFKGTDFSNAVLDRVNFGKANLQGAIFKNTVLSGSTFDNAQLEDAVFEDTIIGYIDLQKLCTNTSISAEGRVELGCR; encoded by the exons ATGGAGATAAAAGAGACAGAAAAATATATACCCTCAAAAATGGTGACCCTTTTAACTCCACTCTCCCATAACTCTTTATCCTCTCCACAATTATCAACGAAACGCCATGGTTGTCCTCTTCATCAACCCCATGTACCTCTCAGAATCACCTGTTCTTCTTCTG CTAGCAAACGTGTTCCCAAATCCGAGGAATCTCCCTTTAAGGAACTGAGGACTGTAGCTTGTGGCCTTCTTGCTGTATGCACCGTTGCCACTGCCTCGCCTGTAATTGCTGCCAATCAG AGGCTTCCTCCGTTGTCAACGGAGCCAAACCGATGCGAGCGTGCATTCGTTGGTAACACCATAGGTCAGGCAAATGGTGTGTACGATAAGCCGCTCGATCTACGCTTCTGCGATTACACTAACGAGAAATCGAACCTGAAAGGGAAATCTCTTGCGGCTGCACTTATGTCGGATGCTAAGTTTGATGGTGCAGACATGTCTGAAGCTGTGATGTCAAAGGCTTATGCTGTTGGAGCTAGCTTCAAAG GTACAGACTTCTCGAATGCGGTTTTAGATCGAGTTAATTTCGGAAAAGCGAATCTGCAAGGAGCTATATTCAAGAACACAGTGTTATCTGGTTCAACATTCGACAATGCGCAGCTTGAAGATGCAGTTTTCGAAGATACCATCATCGGTTACATTGATCTTCAGAAGCTTTGTACCAACACAAGCATCAGTGCTGAAGGAAGAGTTGAGTTGGGTTGCCGATGA
- the LOC108454814 gene encoding thylakoid lumenal 17.4 kDa protein, chloroplastic isoform X1, whose protein sequence is MEIKETEKYIPSKMVTLLTPLSHNSLSSPQLSTKRHGCPLHQPHVPLRITCSSSAASKRVPKSEESPFKELRTVACGLLAVCTVATASPVIAANQRLPPLSTEPNRCERAFVGNTIGQANGVYDKPLDLRFCDYTNEKSNLKGKSLAAALMSDAKFDGADMSEAVMSKAYAVGASFKGTDFSNAVLDRVNFGKANLQGAIFKNTVLSGSTFDNAQLEDAVFEDTIIGYIDLQKLCTNTSISAEGRVELGCR, encoded by the exons ATGGAGATAAAAGAGACAGAAAAATATATACCCTCAAAAATGGTGACCCTTTTAACTCCACTCTCCCATAACTCTTTATCCTCTCCACAATTATCAACGAAACGCCATGGTTGTCCTCTTCATCAACCCCATGTACCTCTCAGAATCACCTGTTCTTCTTCTG CAGCTAGCAAACGTGTTCCCAAATCCGAGGAATCTCCCTTTAAGGAACTGAGGACTGTAGCTTGTGGCCTTCTTGCTGTATGCACCGTTGCCACTGCCTCGCCTGTAATTGCTGCCAATCAG AGGCTTCCTCCGTTGTCAACGGAGCCAAACCGATGCGAGCGTGCATTCGTTGGTAACACCATAGGTCAGGCAAATGGTGTGTACGATAAGCCGCTCGATCTACGCTTCTGCGATTACACTAACGAGAAATCGAACCTGAAAGGGAAATCTCTTGCGGCTGCACTTATGTCGGATGCTAAGTTTGATGGTGCAGACATGTCTGAAGCTGTGATGTCAAAGGCTTATGCTGTTGGAGCTAGCTTCAAAG GTACAGACTTCTCGAATGCGGTTTTAGATCGAGTTAATTTCGGAAAAGCGAATCTGCAAGGAGCTATATTCAAGAACACAGTGTTATCTGGTTCAACATTCGACAATGCGCAGCTTGAAGATGCAGTTTTCGAAGATACCATCATCGGTTACATTGATCTTCAGAAGCTTTGTACCAACACAAGCATCAGTGCTGAAGGAAGAGTTGAGTTGGGTTGCCGATGA
- the LOC108457451 gene encoding uncharacterized protein LOC108457451 isoform X1, which produces MDIHIVSSIDSSEFTHLTRTLSKSTVVGLDAEWKPVRSQRSTFPTVTLLQLACQIGDDSAGWDESVVFLLDLSSLLLPSIWEWIKDVLVSPDILKLGFKFKQDLIYLSSTFRAQGGNPGFDKVEPYMDITNIYKFLQHKQGKKISKDTKSLSAICEEILGLHLSKELQCSDWSHRPLTEEQIRYAATDAHCLLGIFKIFQAKVIKEGPLCNHVNEQHQSNVSLGLKGILEMPGCENKLVGRKFCNALDIVQATASSEECERIARGVEVIRKTKPMDESLWKIVRKYGEKLFLRESERNPKASRRKGKRRSSVVVCEEKQLENYGDWQGPPPWDISLGGDGCPKFLCDVMVEGLAKHLRCVGVDAAVPHSRKPEPRELIDQAYKEKRVLLTRDAKLLRHQYLIKNQIYRVNNLLKNEQLLEVIEVFQLKINEDQLMSRCTKCNGRFIQKPLTVEEAIEAAKGFQKIPNCLFDKNLEFWQCMDCNQLYWEGTQYHNAVQKFINVCKLKE; this is translated from the exons ATGGATATCCACATAGTTTCGTCGATCGACTCGTCCGAGTTCACTCACCTGACTCGCACCCTGTCTAAATCTACAGTCGTCGGACTCGATGCCGAATGGAAGCCGGTTCGGTCACAACGGTCCACTTTCCCCACAGTCACCCTCCTCCAACTCGCGTGTCAAATCGGAGACGACTCTGCCGGATGGGACGAGTCGGTTGTCTTCTTGCTGGACCTCTCCTCTCTTCTCCTACCTTCGATATGGGAATGGATAAAGGACGTGCTTGTCTCACCAGATattttgaaattagggtttaAGTTCAAGCAAGATTTGATTTATTTGTCGTCCACTTTTCGTGCTCAAGGAGGCAATCCTGGCTTTGATAAA GTGGAGCCCTATATGgacatcacaaacatatacaaGTTTTTGCAACATAAACAAGGGAAGAAAATATCAAAGGATACAAAGAGCTTGTCAGCAATATGTGAAGAAATTTTGGGTCTTCATCTTTCAAAG GAACTTCAATGTAGTGATTGGTCACATCGTCCTCTTACAGAAGAGCAGATAAGATATGCAGCTACAGATGCACACTGCTTGCTTGGAATATTCAAAATCTTCCAGGCCAAGGTTATCAAAGAAG GGCCTTTGTGTAATCATGTCAACGAACAACATCAATCTAATGTTAGTTTAGGATTGAAGGGTATTCTTGAGATGCCTGGTTGTGAGAATAAGCTTGTTGGGAGAAAATTTTGCAATGCACTGGATATCGTTCAAGCTACTGCTTCTTCTGAAGAATGTGAAAGAATAGCCAGGGGAGTCGAGGTCATAAGAAAAACCAAGCCTATGGATGAATCTCTCTGGAAGATTGTAAGAAAATATGGTGAAAAACTTTTCTTGCGGGAATCTGAAAGAAATCCAAAAGCTTCCAGAAGGAAAGGAAAAAGACGGTCTTCAGTGGTTGTTTGTGAAGAAAAGCAGCTAGAGAATTATGGTGATTGGCAAGGCCCCCCACCATGGGATATTTCCTTGGGGGGTGATGGATGCCCTAAGTTTTTGTGTGACGTGATG GTTGAAGGCTTGGCAAAACATCTTCGTTGTGTTGGTGTAGATGCTGCAGTTCCACATTCCAGAAAACCAGAACCCAG GGAGCTAATAGATCAAGCATACAAGGAGAAGAGGGTGCTTTTAACCCGAGATGCCAAGCTATTGAGACACCAGTATCTGATAAAGAATCAGATATATAGGGTGAATAATCTTCTGAAAAACGAACAGCTACTTGAG GTAATTGAGGTTTTCCAATTGAAAATTAATGAGGATCAGCTGATGTCGAGGTGCACAAAATGCAATGGGAGATTTATACAAAAGCCGCTGACAGTAGAAGAGGCCATTGAAGCTGCAAAGGGCTTCCAAAAAATTCCGAACTGCTTGTTTGACAAGAATTTAGAATTTTGGCAATGCATGGACTGCAACCAACTTTATTGGGAG
- the LOC108457451 gene encoding uncharacterized protein LOC108457451 isoform X2 produces MDIHIVSSIDSSEFTHLTRTLSKSTVVGLDAEWKPVRSQRSTFPTVTLLQLACQIGDDSAGWDESVVFLLDLSSLLLPSIWEWIKDVLVSPDILKLGFKFKQDLIYLSSTFRAQGGNPGFDKVEPYMDITNIYKFLQHKQGKKISKDTKSLSAICEEILGLHLSKELQCSDWSHRPLTEEQIRYAATDAHCLLGIFKIFQAKVIKEGPLCNHVNEQHQSNVSLGLKGILEMPGCENKLVGRKFCNALDIVQATASSEECERIARGVEVIRKTKPMDESLWKIVRKYGEKLFLRESERNPKASRRKGKRRSSVVVCEEKQLENYGDWQGPPPWDISLGGDGCPKFLCDVMVEGLAKHLRCVGVDAAVPHSRKPEPRLSSHQSLEDGANRSSIQGEEGAFNPRCQAIETPVSDKESDI; encoded by the exons ATGGATATCCACATAGTTTCGTCGATCGACTCGTCCGAGTTCACTCACCTGACTCGCACCCTGTCTAAATCTACAGTCGTCGGACTCGATGCCGAATGGAAGCCGGTTCGGTCACAACGGTCCACTTTCCCCACAGTCACCCTCCTCCAACTCGCGTGTCAAATCGGAGACGACTCTGCCGGATGGGACGAGTCGGTTGTCTTCTTGCTGGACCTCTCCTCTCTTCTCCTACCTTCGATATGGGAATGGATAAAGGACGTGCTTGTCTCACCAGATattttgaaattagggtttaAGTTCAAGCAAGATTTGATTTATTTGTCGTCCACTTTTCGTGCTCAAGGAGGCAATCCTGGCTTTGATAAA GTGGAGCCCTATATGgacatcacaaacatatacaaGTTTTTGCAACATAAACAAGGGAAGAAAATATCAAAGGATACAAAGAGCTTGTCAGCAATATGTGAAGAAATTTTGGGTCTTCATCTTTCAAAG GAACTTCAATGTAGTGATTGGTCACATCGTCCTCTTACAGAAGAGCAGATAAGATATGCAGCTACAGATGCACACTGCTTGCTTGGAATATTCAAAATCTTCCAGGCCAAGGTTATCAAAGAAG GGCCTTTGTGTAATCATGTCAACGAACAACATCAATCTAATGTTAGTTTAGGATTGAAGGGTATTCTTGAGATGCCTGGTTGTGAGAATAAGCTTGTTGGGAGAAAATTTTGCAATGCACTGGATATCGTTCAAGCTACTGCTTCTTCTGAAGAATGTGAAAGAATAGCCAGGGGAGTCGAGGTCATAAGAAAAACCAAGCCTATGGATGAATCTCTCTGGAAGATTGTAAGAAAATATGGTGAAAAACTTTTCTTGCGGGAATCTGAAAGAAATCCAAAAGCTTCCAGAAGGAAAGGAAAAAGACGGTCTTCAGTGGTTGTTTGTGAAGAAAAGCAGCTAGAGAATTATGGTGATTGGCAAGGCCCCCCACCATGGGATATTTCCTTGGGGGGTGATGGATGCCCTAAGTTTTTGTGTGACGTGATG GTTGAAGGCTTGGCAAAACATCTTCGTTGTGTTGGTGTAGATGCTGCAGTTCCACATTCCAGAAAACCAGAACCCAGGTTGTCCTCTCATCAAAGTTTGGAAGAT GGAGCTAATAGATCAAGCATACAAGGAGAAGAGGGTGCTTTTAACCCGAGATGCCAAGCTATTGAGACACCAGTATCTGATAAAGAATCAGATATATAG